CCTGTTATGTTAAAAACGATCATCGACAACGATACTTTTTTTGAAGTGGTTAAAACTGAACTAGCGCATAACAAAACCGTGAGTTTCAAAGTGAAGGGCCAATCGATGTGGCCTTTTTACCATGACGGACTAACCACGGTTTTGGTATCATCCGCTACATCTCTCAAAAAATATGATGTTGTTTTAGCCAATTATCAAGGGAAAGTCATTTTACACAGAATCATTCAAATACAAGGTGATTCAATCACCCTTCGTGGAGACGCCACCTTTCGAAAAGAAGTGGTGTCTGTTAAAGAGGTGTTTGCGAAAGTGGTTGAACATCAAACCAAAAAAACCATCCCATCGAATCAAATAAGATATCGATTTAAAGTATGGCTTTGGGTCCATAACCCACTTAGAAAACCATTCATCCGTTTGAGGTCAATTAAATGAATACGAATGAAGCCTTATTCAAAGCGACAGCGCTCGCATTGAAACAACAAAAGATTGATTTTGACATTGCTGATGAACCCGGTTTTTTCAAACTGATGTTGAATAGTGGCTTATCTGGGATCATCATACCTTATCTAGACACCAGCAAGTATTCAAACACATTCATTCAAAAAACCAATTCAACCCTATATGCATTCATCCATCAAGACCAAAAACAAAAAGTTTTAATCAACCAGATTAAAACAACCTTTCAACAACATAATATTGATCATATCTTTTTAAAAGGCACCAAACTCAAACAACTCTATCCCGACACCTACATGCGTGGGATGGGGGATATCGATGTATTGGTTCGCTCGGACTTAGATGTCATTAAAAACCACTTTAAGACCTTAGGTATTACCTTAGAATCCAGAACCCTTCAACACGATCAATACATCACCAAAGACGATTTATTGATTGAAATCCATCCCAGCATTCATAAAGACTTTAACCCTAAGTATCAAACCTACTTTAAATCTGCTTGGGAACACACAGTGTTAGTCACAGGGTGTGAGTATACATTGACCCCGACCTTTGAAGTCATCTATCTGGTGTATCATTTGGCCAAGCATGTAGAATCCTCTGGCATAGGCTTACGCAGTCTATTGGATATCGCTGTTTATATTGAGAAGAACTATGATCAAATCGATGTGAAAGCATTGAACGATACATTAACATCATTACAAATGACAAAGTTCTTTCAAACCATTTTATACTTGAACAAAGTCTATTTTGGGTTAGAAGTGCCATTACTGGATTCATCTTTTACCATGAATGATGCATTGATAGAACAAGTAACTACCTATTTCTTAACCTCTGGTATTCATGGTAAAGGCAGTGATTTCAACGCCATGGCACCTAGACTCGCCGCTTCTGAAAATAAAGGTAAATCGAAGTTTAAAGTCTTGTTAAGGATCGCACTCCCTAAGATGGTGGATGCGAGAGGAATGTATCCTGTACTCAATAAACACCATTATCTTTATCCATTCATGATGTTTCATCGTATCATCAAACTTATTTTCTTTAAACGACAATCTTCATTGAAGAAAATCAGAAATTTAAATGAAAGCAACTCGAAACGAAGTGAGATAGAACAACTCTTTGAGGACATCGGTATTTACTGATGTCTTTTTTACATAATAATTACTTAAAAATGTCTAGTTTGAATTGCTTAGTATTTATACTAGTGCTATAATAAACCCAAACGCAAGTACTGTGGGAGGTATTTTAATGTTTGAAAAAGAAGTGTACGAAGCCCCAGTGATTGAAGTAACTGAGTTCGAACTCAGTGAATCAATTGCTGAAAGTGCGAATTCAGGCATGGGCAGTTTAGGTTTTGATGAGATTTGGGGGAACTAATGATGAGAAAATTATTCATTCTTTTATCATTTGTGGTTCTATTCGCCATTTCAGGTACTGTGGTTGCGGCAGCACGCCCAGCAAACGTAAATGTTACCATTACATCA
This genomic window from Paracholeplasma manati contains:
- a CDS encoding S24/S26 family peptidase, with translation MLKTIIDNDTFFEVVKTELAHNKTVSFKVKGQSMWPFYHDGLTTVLVSSATSLKKYDVVLANYQGKVILHRIIQIQGDSITLRGDATFRKEVVSVKEVFAKVVEHQTKKTIPSNQIRYRFKVWLWVHNPLRKPFIRLRSIK
- a CDS encoding nucleotidyltransferase domain-containing protein, producing the protein MNTNEALFKATALALKQQKIDFDIADEPGFFKLMLNSGLSGIIIPYLDTSKYSNTFIQKTNSTLYAFIHQDQKQKVLINQIKTTFQQHNIDHIFLKGTKLKQLYPDTYMRGMGDIDVLVRSDLDVIKNHFKTLGITLESRTLQHDQYITKDDLLIEIHPSIHKDFNPKYQTYFKSAWEHTVLVTGCEYTLTPTFEVIYLVYHLAKHVESSGIGLRSLLDIAVYIEKNYDQIDVKALNDTLTSLQMTKFFQTILYLNKVYFGLEVPLLDSSFTMNDALIEQVTTYFLTSGIHGKGSDFNAMAPRLAASENKGKSKFKVLLRIALPKMVDARGMYPVLNKHHYLYPFMMFHRIIKLIFFKRQSSLKKIRNLNESNSKRSEIEQLFEDIGIY